A window from Citrus sinensis cultivar Valencia sweet orange chromosome 5, DVS_A1.0, whole genome shotgun sequence encodes these proteins:
- the LOC127902726 gene encoding uncharacterized protein LOC127902726, with amino-acid sequence MPIPNCEYCHCHINNGDRIFLPYAVVFGFLIPVLVNVVAANAEGTNEPLLEKHGINMWFFLVGIGGYCAALNADIKSRIHQANSSVAAADTNTPIHQTNSFNICSLIAVVFGSLSTISLVSILVPRVIGYVILGIAWIFAAVFIAVYEDGRLIMDPGRLIYNKFINPVFTKTRNWFNEATKSSPCCPSIKQPKAASNA; translated from the exons ATGCCGATTCCGAACTGCGAGTACTGCCATTGTCATATTAATAATGG TGACCGAATTTTCCTTCCCTACGCTGTTGTTTTCGGGTTTCTCATTCCAGTTCTCGTTAATGTTGTGGCTGCCAATGCTGAAGGCACAAACGAGCCCTTGTTGGAAAAGCATGGCATAAATATGTGGTTTTTTCTTGTGGGAATAGGAGGGTACTGCGCTGCACTTAATGCTGACATCAAATCCCGAATCCATCAAGCAAATTCGTCCGTTGCTGCTGCTGATACAAATACCCCAATTCATCAAACAAATTCTTTCAACATCTGCAGCCTTATAGCTGTCGTCTTCGGATCACTTTCTACAATCTCACTGGTGTCCATCCTTGTTCCACGCGTGATTGGTTATGTCATTTTAGGCATTGCTTGGATCTTCGCAGCTGTTTTTATTGCTGTCTATGAAGATGGCAGATTGATCATGGATCCTGGTCGTTTGATTTACAACAAATTCATCAACCCGGTTTTCACCAAGACTAGGAATTGGTTTAACGAAGCAACAAAATCCTCCCCTTGCTGCCCCTCTATAAAGCAGCCAAAAGCAGCATCAAATGCTTAG